From the Anopheles cruzii unplaced genomic scaffold, idAnoCruzAS_RS32_06 scaffold01652_ctg1, whole genome shotgun sequence genome, one window contains:
- the LOC128276586 gene encoding uncharacterized protein LOC128276586 codes for MSWAQCMSNVGVLIMNNKLVTFLSVALFAFVITTIALSESNNTNAADLDECRAKLLSATTTTVATTTTLAPTTTVVNTTTLEPTTTTVAPAASG; via the exons ATGAGTTGGGCTCAGTGTATGAGCAATGTCGGCG TGTTGATAATGAACAATAAGCTGGTCACATTCCTTAGTGTGGCCCTGTTTGCGTTCGTGATCACCACGATAGCGTTGTCCGAATCGAACAACACTAATGCGGCCGATTTGGACGAGTGCCGGGCAAAGTTGTTGAGCGCGACAACGACTACGGtggccactactactactttggCACCTACGACTACGGTGGTCAATACTACTACTTTGGAACCTACGACTACAACAGTGGCACCCGCGGCATCAGGCTAA